The Cannabis sativa cultivar Pink pepper isolate KNU-18-1 chromosome 8, ASM2916894v1, whole genome shotgun sequence genomic interval AGACCTGATTTATGTATATCAAATTGTAATGGTAGTATGGATTAGATAACGTATGTTTTGGATTTGTGTTCTCAACCTATGgacatttttttatatagtttcaGTAACAAACCCATATGTATGCACAGATTACAAGGGTATTCAAGGAAAAAGAGCATGCTGAAGTTGAGTTTACTGTAAGTTAACTTCTGAAATTGATCTACTAAGAACAGAGTATCCTGTTAAATTTGTTTGTAATTGAGAATTTACTGTTTGCTGGATATGTTATTCTATTCTAGGTTGGACCTATACCTGTGGATGATAGCATTGGAAAAGAAATCACTACTCAAATTACAACAGCCATTAAGAGTAATGGAACATTCTACACAGATTCTAACGGACGTGACTTCATTAAGAGGGTATTTTAAACCTCTACTAATTGAATTTAATATGAGATTTTTGAATTTACACTGTGCTACTTTATATATCTTTGTACAGTTAAATGTACAAAAAGATGAAGATTTTATTGGTTTATTTCAAGCCAGCACAACTTTCTTTGCTTGTTTTACTTTAATTAGTTCTTACTTGATGTAAACTTTGATAGATAGATCAGGAGCGGGGGATATATCgaggaaattttctctctttcttaggGGTAACTTCCAATGTGATGTTTTCAAATGATTTGCAGATTCGAGACTTCAGAACAGACTGGGAGCTGCAAAATAACCAACCAGTTGCTGGAAATTATTATCCTGTATGCTTCCATTTCTTTTCTTGACAGTTGACACGTTGAACATTTGCTTCATACAAAATATGTTACGATATTGATCCATTTCATACAAAATGTGTCAAAGGATGTGGTCTCCATTCCATTTTATGGAAGTAAACATGAGATTATAATCCTGTATGTTATGATATTCATTCACTTTGTTCTCAAACTGCATTTATCTTATCTCAATTCCATTTTACAGTTTTTACGGTAAGCATCAATTATTGAACATGTGTTAAGTTCAAATGTCTCAATTTAGTTTTTGAGAGTGAATCCAAAAACATCTGCTTTGTTTTGTGTTTCTCATGCTCTAGCATTTTTCATGTATTCTACTTCTGACTGCCTAATTGCCTTTtgctattattaatttaatatctttCAGATTAATCTTGGAATTTACGTGCAAGACAGTATCTCAGAACTGTCAGTGTTGGTCGACCGTTCAGTTGGTGGATCCAGTTTAGTAGATGGTCAGATAGAGCTGATGCTCCACAGGTTTCTATTGTCTTTTGATGTTTTCCCAAGACATTATTATTCCCTGGTGTAATGCATTTGATATAATAAACTAGGATTGCTTCCCTATGATTTCTAACAAACTGCTTTGATTTTGTAGGAGATTACTTCATGATGATTCAAGAGGAGTTGGTGAGGTGTTGAATGAAACAGTTTGTGTACTTGATAAATGCGAAGGTTTAACTGTAAGTATACTATTATTCCAACCGTTATTGACAGAAGAAAAGTTGATTTTAGAAGCTTTTCTTTTCAGTTTCATTTGTTCTTTTCTTATTGTTTTGTATATTAGGCCTATTTTGCAAGGTCTGATTCTAAACATCCTTTAAGTAGTAAGGATTGACGAAGTTGGTCTAGTGGTAAGGAAGAATGTTGGAAAGGTTTGAATCCCGCTAGACTCAAAAACCTGGCGCCATTGGGAGGAGGTCTCTCCCTGTCAAACTGCCAGGCCAAAAattttatataagaaaaaattctTACATTATTCCCATATTCTGCCTGATTTTGAATTTCATTTATAGGTGGAATGGTTTAGAAACCTCCGTTCTATCTTGAATTGCTTCCTTAGCATAGGGTGTTTCAATTACCTGTTTTTTACTGGTTAATTCCTCCTTTTCCCTTGTTTCAGATTCAAGGAAAATTTTATGTCAAAATTGATCCTCTCGGGGAAGGTGCCAAGTGGCGCCGCACGACCGGCCAGGAGATATACTCTCCACTTCTCTTAGCATTTACAGAACAAGTAAAGGAAACATGTTATATAGTTAGATTTAGTGATATCCGGCCACAATGCTTAGGtgatctttttctttctctgcaGGAGGGAAATGAGTACTTAAACTCTCATGTATCAACATTTTCTGGATTTGATTCTTCGTATGCTTTACCGAACAACATTGCTTTGATAACGCTCCAGGTACTACTGATCAGATATTAATTTCAATAAGTTTTAggtttttctcttttttatcttttttcggAAGATTACCAATGTGATCATGTTTTGAACTGCAGGAGCTTGCAAATGGAAAAGTACTCATTCGACTTGCACATCTTTACGAGGTTTAGTTTCCTTTTCTTTAACTTGCTGAATTGGTAAATAAACATTACCAATATCCATAGTACAATATAGTTTGCCATGAATTTCTTCTTCTAGTTGTGATTGTGATTTCACAACTTCTCTAATGGGAAACTTATTTCCATTTACATTTAGATTGATAAATTTACACAGCAAATAGGATATTGGTACTTAAATGCAATCTACAAGGGCAAACCTAGATAATTATTTGTCAGTCCATGAAAGTGACTTCTCTTAGTTTGTTGTATCAATCTTTATGTTGTTTATATCATAATTCATGCATATTATAATTTCCTCATATTTTTCTTGGTTTTGATGCATGCAAAGATTGGAGAGGACAAAGACTACTCCACACTAGCCAGTGTGGAACTAAAGAAGTTATTTCCAAAGAAAGAGGTAAGACGAGGACTCGGTTGAAGATGAATGCTGTTTTTCATCCATACATGTAATAATTTTTCCCATGCATTATTTTCAGATCAGCAAAGCGACGGAGACGAGTTTGTCTGTGAATCAAGAAAGAACCGAGATGGATAAGAAGAAGCTAGTATGGAAAGTAGAAGAAGGGTTCGGTGAAGAGTCAAAGAAAGTGAAGAGAGGAGGGCCTATTGACCCTGCAAAACTGGTGGTGGAACTTTACCCCATGGAAATCCGCACTTTCCTTATCGAGTTTGCTCATATTCGCGTGTTTGGTTCctgaaataaaaaagtaaagagCATTGCATAACCGgcctttttaaaatttttcttgaGAATGAAAAAATAGAGTTAGATTGCTTATGACCCTTATTTGTAGTTGTGTAGATTTGGGTGTTGTATGGTAATGTTGAGAATAATAGTGATGTGAAATGGCCAAAAAATTAACAAGGGACATTTTACTAAGAGCCATAAAAGCATACATCGTTCTTGGTTTAACATATGTAAAATGGATCATTTGAATTTGTAACTCTAAAAAACAgagtatacttttttttttcttctaaagaATCACATAGTTTTTTTCCTAATTACCAAAAGTCTATTATGGGTTAAAGATAATATACTTTGAGAGTATGATTTTGTTAGAGATATTGTTAAtgtgtaaaaaaataacactaTATATAAGATTTATGAACTATTCTTCtcagtcaattaattttgaaatgcaaCTCTATATATCTTAACTACAAATTTCCAAATTTTAAGATGATATTAGAGTCAGTTAAAACTTTAACGAGTATCCAGTAAAAATTGGTCTAAAAagattagtaaaaaaaattgtttgtaaTTTGAGAATAGTAATATATGTCCACACATTCTCAAGTTCTAACGGATTTACATACCCACAAGAAATAAAGAGACAAAATAAACTAAGtagaatttattactaataaAAATAGTTGTTACTATTTGTAACTTTTGCACCAACactaaataaataatgaaaatttgacataataaataacaataataaaaaacgaCAATGCTTATGCTAATCATTTAGAATATGGTATGAttctctatataaattatatatatctacattttgaagaaaattaaaatgtagTATTAAGTTTCAAAAACATTTACAATTTTGTTTAAAAAGTCAAGTTGTTTATGGATAAGGAGTAAGgatcatcaccatcatcatccACACCACTTGGCCCACCTACCCACCTAATGTGTCCCACTCCACTCCACATTGCATTGCATTACACTTCACTCTTCTTTATTATAtcaaaaccaaaacaaaaataaaaaagtgtaCTTTAATCCTCAAAAGTCTCAAACTTTATCAGTAGCTTCCTTGCCTTGTATGTATATCAGTATATGTGTATCTACATGATCACGCTTCACACTCTCTCTTTCACAGTGAGACCACCAGTTCATGCAGTATCACTCAAACTCACCACTGCCCACCACTTAAAGTAACTCTCTTTATTAGCTCAAATAGCTCAAACACCAAAAATTTGAGTTGGGTTTTGAAATGGGGACTCTGGCGGCGGCGGTGTTCTTCTCTATGGTTATGTTGGCCGGAGTTACAGTGACCCAATCCAAGTTTATGGTATACAACACTTCTCACTCTGTTGTTCCTAACAAACTTAATGTCCATTTGGTTCCTCACACACATGACGATGTTGGTTGGTTGAAGACCGTTGACCAATACTATGTTGGTTCCAACAATTCCATCCaggttttttttctctttgattatatgtggatatatgtatattttggcTTCTTTCAATGTATGATAACTCTTATGGAATCTGAGACTATTTTCCtccttttttgtttttgtgattGGAAAACAAAAGGGGGCTTGTGTTCAAAATGTGTTGGACTCTTTAATCCCTGCATTGTTGGCTGACAAGAATCGcaaatttatatatgttgagATGGTGAGTATTTGGGATTTTTAGTGAATTACTTATGAATTGGTATCTATAATGTATATACATGTGTGTATGTATGTTTGTATGacttttgtgttatttttttgtttggttgaATCAGGCATTCTTTCAGAGATGGTGGAGAGATCAGAGTGAGGCAATGCAGCTTGTGGTTAAGCGCCTTGTCAACTCGGGGCAACTTGAGTTCATGTAAGTATTGGGAATTTGCTAAATTAACAACATGAAAGTTGTTAAAataacttaatttggatttctTAGTGTAAATCAACGGTTGCTTGAACCGCCTCAGAGTTGTTTTATGGTCgcttagtgtaatttttggatCATTGGGATGGAGCTAGATTTTATTTTGCAAGTAATTTCTTTTAGAAAGTTAGTTTGCTAATACATATTTGAATAAATAGGTATTTTGCCTCCTGAAATATTATTAGGCACTTATAATCAGCAATTTTACCCCCCAAACTATAACTACCATCATATCTTGCTCTCCAAATTTTTACTAATGCCAAATTAAGCTCTTTTTATTTAACAGAAGTTCAGAGGGCACGACTTGGCAGTGGTAAAAGTTTGGGGGACACGATCTTACTAGTAACAAAGTTAAGGAGGCAAAATAACAATTGGGTTTTGAATGTTTTTATCTAAATTCTTTGTTGCAGAAATGGGGCCATGTGTATGCATGATGAGGCAGCTACTCATTATATTGATATGATTGATCAGACAACTCTTGGGCATCAATTCCTTAAGAGGGAGTTTAATGTGACTCCCAGAATAGGTTGGCAGATCGACCCCTTCGGACATTCTGCAGTGCAGGCTTACTTGTTGGGAGcagaagtaagcatataattAGTGCCTAATTTGATCAGAAAATTTCCCATTTGTCATGGCTAATGATGTTTGGTGTGGACTATTTTCCTTTTGCTGTAGGTTGGATTCGACTCATTTTTCTATGGTCGAATAGATTATCAAGATAGAGCCAAAAGGAAAGGTGAAAAGAGTCTTGAAGTTGTCTGGCGTGGTTCCAAGAGTCTTGGTTCTTCCTCTCAGGTGAAAATGCTAGCCCTTTATGCTGTTCTATTTTTGTGTAATGCTATATATTATGGTTAGTAAAAAAGGTAATAATGTGAGTGAAATTTCGTTCTCTTGGTTTCTCATAATTAGTCTCGTCTTTATGGTTGAAGATTTTCGCTGGTGCATTTCCTGAGAACTACGAACCTCCATCTGGTTTCTATTTTGAGGTCAATGATGCTTCTCCAGTAGTTCAGGTTTGTTTTCTAGTTCAATTCCAAAccaagaaaacttacaaaatctCTATAGATTTTCTTGTGTGCAACTTGTTTATACTCCTAAATTTATTTACTTCACTTACTTGAAGGATGACCCTGAGTTGTTTGATTATAATGTGCAAGAGCGAGTGAATGACTTTATCGCTGCTGCAGTCACACAGGTAAAATGATTTCTTTCTTACCTGCATCCGAGGATGACATTAGTAGAATGAGCTGTTTCGAAACCCTTTTTCTTTTCCTAGTTGAAGGTGTTTCAGTTGTCGGTTGTAATTATTTCATTCTCAGGCTAACATAACTCGGACAAATCATATAATGTGGACTATGGGCACGGATTTTAAGTATCAGTATTCTCACACATGGTTCAAGCAGATGGACAAGCTTATTCATTATGTGAACTTGGTAACTACTCCTTAAGACTTGTGTAAATGGCTTTAGCTTGTTTTGACTTATACTTCATTAGCTTCCATAGTATTTACTGTCAATCTAGCTAGTTTCATAAACTCTAAATGCTTTTGTTTCTTCTTACATATTTTCTAGGATGGTCGTGTTAATGCATTATATTCTTCTCCATCCATTTACACGGATGCAAAATACGCAGCTGATGAATCTTGGCCGCTCAAGATTGATGACTTCTTTCCGTGAGTTTGATGTTCAACAGTCGATACAATATCTTTTCTTCCATGTCAAATCTTTTCTTAGATTTTATACGATTCATCTTTGCAGGTACGCTGATCGTGAGAATGGTTACTGGACAGGATACTTTACCAGCAGGCCATCCGTGAAACGTTATGTTAGAGTAATGAGCGGCTATTATCtggtattaatttttctttttcgaaTGCTTTAGTAGCCTAACCTCTCTATCATATGTCCAAAACTAGTTCTGAACTTTTATATCAATATATTTAATTACCAGGCTGCTAGGCAACTCGAGTTTTTCAAAGGGAGAAGTAAATTAATCAATACAGATTCATTAGGAGATGCCTTGGCGATTGCTCAACATCACGATGCTGTCACTGGCACAGAAAAACAGCATGTGGCTAATGATTATGTGAAACGGCTCTTTATAGGCTACAAGAAGGTGTGGATTATCTTGCGTTTCGCTTTTCATTTCTTATCAAAGTATTACTACTCACTTGTACATTATGGTTCGGCAGGCTGAGCAGTTGGTTTCATCTTCACTTGCTTGCTTTGTTGACCATGCAGCTGGATGTGAAAAATCTACTACAAAGTTTCAACAAGTAAAAAATTATTGTCCTCTTAATTTTGCAAAATATTTTCCTTTAATGATTTCATACCCCGAATTTTAATACCTTATGGATTGTTCTttgttcttctttttcttccctTTCAGTGCCCACTTTTAAATGTTAGCTATTGTCCTTCATCAGAAGTTCATCTGTCTCAAGGAAAAAGTTTGGTAAGAAAGATCATTTACCACTTTGAAATTTCTTGCTCATATAATGGGTGTAACTTTCCCACTTTGAAATTTTCAATCTTAGAATCTTACATGGGTGTAACTCTCATATAATGTATTTTCTGATCTGTATAGATTGTTGTGATCTACAACTCTCTTGGATGGAAAAGAGAAGACGTGATTCGAATTCCTGTAAGTGATTCCCTtatgttttttgtttgatttgtatCTCTTATTTCTTAAGAGGGAGAAAATATATCATATTAGGATTCTAGCTTTAATGGAACTGAATATAGTTTCTATGCATTTCCATTTTGCATGTCTACATTCGAAAATGATAGTAGCCGTATAACAATATGTAAAGGGCGGAATATTTAGATGAACGCTGTGGTTTAGATTTGTACCctaacagaaaataaaatgagaaaatatGATGAAATTGTCCAATGATGTAAAATTTCAACAATTGTATTGAACAAGATTTTCATGAAAGAACTCTCTCAGGTTATATTGATTGAGATGTGTTATTATGTATTTAGCTTGGTCCTCATTGTGATCTTTGAATTAGTCTCATCCCTTTCATGAATTAGAATGAAGATAAAATATAAGATTTGCATGTTGTTTCACGCGAAAACATGTTTTCTATACGGATTACATTGAAGCGAAATTTCTATTTATAAGATTTAATTGTCTTTCTTAGGTGATAAATGAAGATGTCATAGTTCATGATTCTGAAGGAAAAGAAATTGAATCGCAACTTGTTCCACTCGTTGATGCCCACGTGAGCTTAAGGAACTACCATGTTAAGGCATATTTAGGTCTCAATCTAACTCAGACACCCAAGTATTGGCTTGCATTTGCAGTATCCATACCGCCACTTGGTTTCAGAAGCTACACAATCTCAATTTCAAAAAAGCCAGGTCCTCTTCCTTTATCATCTTTTCTTGAAGGAACATGATGTAAAACTTTATTTTCCAAGTTCGTTATAAGGTTGTTTTTCGTGCTTGCAGGTTCTAGTTCAACTAGATCATCAGTACACACATTTCACACTAGTGAGAAATCTACTGTTGAAGTTGGCCAAGGAAATTTGAAGCTTACTTTTTCGAAAGATCAAAACAAACTTACTAACTATGTTAACATCAGAAGCTCGGTATGTAATGAATGGAAGAGGATTTAGCTAATTTTTACTTATCAATTTGTAGCTAATGATTTGTTCATTTTGAAGGTTGAGGAGACAGTGAAGC includes:
- the LOC115700606 gene encoding probable alpha-mannosidase At5g13980; translation: MGTLAAAVFFSMVMLAGVTVTQSKFMVYNTSHSVVPNKLNVHLVPHTHDDVGWLKTVDQYYVGSNNSIQGACVQNVLDSLIPALLADKNRKFIYVEMAFFQRWWRDQSEAMQLVVKRLVNSGQLEFINGAMCMHDEAATHYIDMIDQTTLGHQFLKREFNVTPRIGWQIDPFGHSAVQAYLLGAEVGFDSFFYGRIDYQDRAKRKGEKSLEVVWRGSKSLGSSSQIFAGAFPENYEPPSGFYFEVNDASPVVQDDPELFDYNVQERVNDFIAAAVTQANITRTNHIMWTMGTDFKYQYSHTWFKQMDKLIHYVNLDGRVNALYSSPSIYTDAKYAADESWPLKIDDFFPYADRENGYWTGYFTSRPSVKRYVRVMSGYYLAARQLEFFKGRSKLINTDSLGDALAIAQHHDAVTGTEKQHVANDYVKRLFIGYKKAEQLVSSSLACFVDHAAGCEKSTTKFQQCPLLNVSYCPSSEVHLSQGKSLIVVIYNSLGWKREDVIRIPVINEDVIVHDSEGKEIESQLVPLVDAHVSLRNYHVKAYLGLNLTQTPKYWLAFAVSIPPLGFRSYTISISKKPGSSSTRSSVHTFHTSEKSTVEVGQGNLKLTFSKDQNKLTNYVNIRSSVEETVKQSYGYYTGYDGSKDKAPQNAGAYIFRPNGTFLIKPEQASSTVVRGPIIDEVHQKINSWIYQITRLHKGREHVEVEYIVGPIPINDGTGKEVVIQLTSTVDNNKTFYTDSNGRDFIKRIRDYRADWDLKVNQPVAGNYYPINLGIYMQDDKKEFSVLVDRSVGGSSLLDGQIELMLHRRLLLDDSRGVAEALNETVCVLDDCKGLIIQGKLYYRIDPVGEGAKWRRSFGQEIYSPLLFAFSEQDSDSSINSHRATFSGIDPSYSLPDNVAIITLQELDSGKALLRLAHLYEIGEDADLSVKSNVELKKLFPGKKISKVTEMSLSANQERTDMEKKRLVWKVEGHSSENSDESKLKRGRPVDPAKLVVELAPMEIRTFIVNFDLNMVSSI